From one Bacteroides intestinalis DSM 17393 genomic stretch:
- a CDS encoding histidinol-phosphatase: MNLTNYHSHSLYCDGRANMEDFIRFALSEGFTSYGFSSHAPLPFPTAWTMEWDCMDDYLAEFRRLKAKYAGQIELYIGLEIDYLNEESNPSVARFRELPLDYRIGSVHLLYNDKGEVVDVDVTADKFRKLVDEEFGGDLVRVVHLYYERLMRMVELGGFDVVGHADKMHYNAAAYRPGLLDEPWYDDLIQEYLDAIARRGYIVEVNTKSYLELGTFYPNERYFPVLLEKGIRVQVNSDSHYPERINNGRLQALAALQTSGYHTVTEMYNNEWKDMPLIIHT; encoded by the coding sequence ATGAATTTAACTAACTATCATAGTCATAGTTTGTATTGTGACGGACGTGCTAATATGGAAGACTTCATCCGCTTTGCCCTGAGTGAAGGATTTACGTCTTACGGCTTTTCATCTCATGCCCCGTTGCCGTTTCCTACTGCTTGGACCATGGAGTGGGATTGCATGGATGATTACCTGGCAGAATTTCGTCGGCTGAAAGCTAAATATGCCGGACAGATAGAATTGTATATAGGTTTGGAGATCGACTATCTGAATGAAGAAAGTAATCCTTCTGTTGCTCGTTTCCGGGAATTGCCATTGGATTATCGCATTGGCTCGGTACACCTGCTTTACAATGATAAAGGAGAGGTTGTGGATGTAGATGTTACAGCGGACAAATTCCGTAAACTGGTGGACGAAGAGTTCGGAGGTGATTTGGTACGAGTGGTACATCTCTATTACGAACGCCTGATGCGTATGGTAGAATTAGGTGGATTTGACGTTGTGGGGCATGCCGATAAAATGCATTATAATGCTGCTGCTTACCGTCCCGGTCTGCTGGATGAGCCTTGGTACGATGATTTGATACAAGAATATTTGGATGCCATTGCCCGTAGGGGGTATATTGTAGAGGTCAATACGAAATCATATCTTGAATTGGGTACTTTCTATCCCAATGAACGCTACTTCCCTGTATTGCTGGAGAAGGGGATCCGCGTGCAGGTGAACAGTGATTCCCATTATCCGGAGCGTATAAACAACGGACGCTTGCAAGCCTTGGCGGCCCTGCAAACGTCCGGTTATCACACTGTCACAGAGATGTACAATAATGAGTGGAAAGATATGCCCCTCATCATTCATACATGA
- a CDS encoding thioredoxin family protein, protein MKKILTVAILLFASVLTYACTDKAQAQQKEPEKKEAKSGEVIVMNKDMFIKDVFDYGKSQDWKYKGDKPAIIDLYADWCGPCRMTAPIMKELAKEYAGKIVIYKVNVDKERELAALFNASSIPLFVFIPMEGEPQLFRGAADKATYQKAIEDFLLKKK, encoded by the coding sequence ATGAAGAAAATCTTAACAGTTGCCATTCTGCTATTTGCAAGTGTACTGACGTATGCCTGCACAGACAAGGCTCAGGCACAGCAAAAAGAACCGGAAAAAAAGGAAGCTAAGAGCGGGGAGGTCATCGTAATGAACAAGGATATGTTCATTAAGGATGTATTCGACTATGGGAAATCTCAGGATTGGAAATATAAAGGTGATAAACCTGCCATCATTGACTTGTATGCTGACTGGTGTGGTCCCTGCCGTATGACAGCACCGATCATGAAGGAACTGGCAAAAGAATACGCCGGCAAGATCGTGATTTACAAGGTAAATGTGGATAAGGAACGCGAACTTGCCGCATTATTCAATGCAAGCAGTATTCCTCTCTTTGTCTTCATTCCGATGGAAGGAGAACCGCAGCTTTTCCGCGGTGCAGCAGATAAAGCTACCTATCAAAAAGCCATTGAAGATTTTTTATTGAAAAAGAAATAG
- the trxA gene encoding thioredoxin: MEKFEELIQSEKPVLVDFFATWCGPCKAMHPVLEELKGQIGEAARIVKIDVDQHEELAAKYRIQAVPTFIIFKKGEAVWRHSGVIKGSELKTVIEQNS, encoded by the coding sequence ATGGAAAAATTTGAAGAACTTATACAGTCAGAAAAACCCGTTTTAGTAGATTTCTTTGCTACCTGGTGTGGTCCATGCAAGGCTATGCATCCTGTATTGGAAGAGTTGAAAGGTCAAATTGGTGAAGCTGCCCGCATCGTAAAAATCGATGTTGACCAGCACGAAGAACTGGCTGCCAAGTATCGCATACAGGCAGTACCTACTTTTATTATATTCAAGAAAGGGGAAGCTGTTTGGCGCCATTCCGGAGTAATCAAAGGCAGCGAACTGAAAACTGTCATCGAACAAAATTCATAA